Within the Malus sylvestris chromosome 4, drMalSylv7.2, whole genome shotgun sequence genome, the region CGGGTATCCGACACCTTCATCTCGGCCCCCCGAAACATTATACTGACCGAAGGCAACGGGGGCAGTTTCGGTTGACCCTGTGGGACCCAGTAACATAAATCCATGGCTCCTTGGAAGACAAAGTTCGGATCGTCCGAGACTTTCAAAATGCCGGATGTTTGGTTCAGGAACTCGGTTCTCAAGGCCGTGTAAGCCGGGCCGAGAAGGAAGGTGAACTGGGTGCCCGAGTCGACCATGGTCTGACCCGCCCCGGTGTGGTCCGGTATGAAAACCGATTTTGGTATCGGGAGCAACTTGTCCGAAACTTTAATACCTTCCAGCTGGACGGTGTACGCGACGCGGTCGAAGTACGGTAACGGCGTCGAGATTTGGATCAACGGCGTGTAATTTAATGGCGCGAACCATGAGAAATTGGAGTCCCCGAGAAGTAAGAGACCCGAGAAATCGGAACCCGAAATGCAGTACGAGAATTTCGAAAAACCCATTTGGGAAACGAAAGAGAGCGACCCGCGGTTCATGCCCATTAACCCGGTTGTCTTCGAGTCTTCGTCGGAGTTGGAGCTAAATGTTGAATCCATGCACCCGAATACCAAACCCGGAATTCCGGAGCTGCCGATGTAGAACGTATCAGCGGCGAGATTGCCTTCGGAGGACGAGGCGTCGGCGTAGGAGAGCATGGCGTGGCAGAGCTTGTTGGAGTCGCAAGAAGCGGGTATGGTGAGGTCTCGGGTCCGGTTCGTGCAGGTGGCTGAGGAGCATGTGACGGGGGAGTAGGAGGTGGACTGGGTCGGATCGAATGTGTTGTTATAGTCCCGGGTTTTGTTGCAGTGAAGCCAGGAGAGCTCGCTTCCGGTGTCGATGACCATCGAAACGTTCTGCGGCGGAGTTCCGACTGCGACGGTGACTGTGAGGGTGACATTGTGGTGGAAAGGAAGCTTGTTTGGGGACTTTGGGAGGGATCCAGATGGAATTTGTTGGGTTCTGAGGGGTAGAATGAGTGGTGGAGTTTGGAGTTTGGATTCAGTGAAGCAAATGAGGAGAGTGGCTGAGAAGATTAAGAGAAAAGATTGGAACTTTAGAGATGGGTTTTGGATGGAGTTGCAGAATGTGCAGACTTTCATGGTGGAATTAATAGAGTTGATGGCCGCAGAACTGGAATAGTATAAGGGATGCAGAATGTAGATGGTGTTTTGGGTGGAAGGAGTGGGAGTGAAGGGTATCTATTAAATGAGGTTGAATGTGGAGTGTCCTGTGTTTTGGGGACAGCAAAGAAGCTTCACTTTCTCAGTTTTATAAGTGTCTAACAAAGAGAAATTTACCGGTCAATGTCACGGTCACAATATAGATATTCTAAACTAATCACTAATGTGTTctgtaattttattaatatgtatgTGCATGTAAATTATTAATATAGTAAGTGATTGACTTTAAATGATATATTATGATCTTGACATTTTGATTGCATCCAAGGCTTCTCCACCTAATGAGATCTACAAGCCAAGAGGATGCTCgttggattctctttgtgaggattttgggATCCTtaaatcacatccgttcatagTACATCATGCGATTAGaaatcattgtaattttttattatttaaaattgaatataaatagtacctgataAAAACTAACCATATGAGATATGATGAACGGATATGATTAAAAGATCCTGGATCCTCACTCATCTACAAGGTATATCAAAGGACAGAGCCCAATGATGTCGTTTAGCATGGTTACAACATAATTGCCTCACACTTGAACCCAACAAGATTTTGTTTAGTTTCGTTTGGTACACAGATCAGTTACTTGGATAAGTCTTCAATAGTCGGAATTATTGGGTAACCTGGTTTTGTATCTATTATTTTGTCAAGTAAGTAAAAATTGTATTTTTGAATCCCAATCGTTCACCTTTTGTACTACTGAATAATTCAAactattaaagaaaaattacattttttatttctcttttacaTGGTTAGATCTTTATATAAATTCGAAGAAGCCTTCTATTCCATGGTTCATTGGCGTCTGTCGCTTTTAACAAGATATTTATTTACAGCTAAAGTGACTAAAATTCCAAGCCATGCATTCTATAAAGTTGGTTTGAAGAGACCTGAAAATCGATTGCCCTTATAAAAGTTACCACTGCTAAATCATGCACCAGATGATTAAGGTAAATTTTTCAGATGGCTTTTAAAGTGATTTAAATTCATTAGATGATTCTACCCAATTAGAGTCCCATGATTCATCTCTCAAAAGAAGAGATTCTTTATAGTGGTCAAATGCagatttgaatcatattattactagttcattgtgaggcttagttcATTCTCTCActctttaatgtagataataatattttgttaaaaataaaaataaaaatcaccaCACCAATGTAACCCTCTACGGCAAGGTAAAAtatgcctttttttttatgaaaaaaactTACTTACAGCTAAAATATTACGACATcaatattctatattaaaaacGCATTACAGTATTTTACACATAAAAATGCATAATTAACTTGAGATATTTATGACATTCTGAAAATTATTATactcaaataataaaaaagggtGCCATAATTCACATGGGAGGCCGACTTGATCTGTATAGTTCATCCACCCCTTAAAATGTGCTTTTGTTTACTtaggtttttaattattattttttaattaaaagggTTTACTAGGTTTTATATTAATGCGCATAGAGTGAGAATAATTGAATGGTGTTTGATGATGGCATCCTCGTGCTAAAAGTATGGAAcaaccttttctttttgttggttGGACTCTGAATTTATTTTTGAGGGTTTTGCACGTGACCCATGAGTGATGGCTCTCCTCCTGGGGACGGAGTATAGGCTGTTGTGTGAGGCTATGCGATGGCAGAGATTTTTGTATGATCGGTATACAGGGTGGTATatcacgtgttattatataaatggtgagatatatgtgctaaaatgttaataacttaaaaaataaaatttctcacaacttctattaaaacacgtggtgtatcacTTGTGTTCCTGTCACAACTATAAAATTCTTGTGCGATGGACAGCTATCACATGGCATAAAATCCCTGAGGCCCCCAAAGTCAATTCTTGCGGTTTAAGGGTCTCTTCGTTTTTGGGTTTGGTCCTACAAATAGGGAGAGTATTCTCTCAAGATTTACTTTGTGGAATCTTAAGAATTTTCACATCttaaccatttattttatatcgtgtggtcagttttcgtcaggtactatttgtgtttat harbors:
- the LOC126617816 gene encoding aspartic proteinase PCS1-like, whose product is MKVCTFCNSIQNPSLKFQSFLLIFSATLLICFTESKLQTPPLILPLRTQQIPSGSLPKSPNKLPFHHNVTLTVTVAVGTPPQNVSMVIDTGSELSWLHCNKTRDYNNTFDPTQSTSYSPVTCSSATCTNRTRDLTIPASCDSNKLCHAMLSYADASSSEGNLAADTFYIGSSGIPGLVFGCMDSTFSSNSDEDSKTTGLMGMNRGSLSFVSQMGFSKFSYCISGSDFSGLLLLGDSNFSWFAPLNYTPLIQISTPLPYFDRVAYTVQLEGIKVSDKLLPIPKSVFIPDHTGAGQTMVDSGTQFTFLLGPAYTALRTEFLNQTSGILKVSDDPNFVFQGAMDLCYWVPQGQPKLPPLPSVSIMFRGAEMKVSDTRLLYRVPDQAKGNDSLHCFTFGNSDLLGVEAYVIGHHHQQNVWMEFDLRNSRIGLAEVQCDLAGQRFGLTV